A window of Ananas comosus cultivar F153 linkage group 11, ASM154086v1, whole genome shotgun sequence genomic DNA:
GGGGTGATGCTGATGAGCAccaccacggcggcggcggcggcatccaAGTCCCGGGTGAGTCCGCACCTGTGGGCGCTCGCCGGGAACCCGACCTTCGTGTCTGGGCTCGTGGCGTGGGCGCTGGCGCAGACCATGAAGCTGTTCCTCAACTTCTTCGTGGAGCGGAggtgggacctggcgatgctctTCAGCTGTGGCGGCATGCCGTCGTCGCACTCGGCGCTGTGTATGGCGCTCACGACCTCGGTTGCGCTGTGCCATGGGGTTGGGGATTCGCTGTTTCCTGTTTGCCTTGGTTTTAGTCTCATAGTTATGTATGATGCCATCGGGGTCCGGCGGCATGCGGGGATTCAGGCAGAGGTGAGTTCGTCTCTGCTTTCGTCGTTTCTAATTGTTGCATTGATCTCTTTTTAGTAATTATTCAATAGAAGGAAAGGACATGAGAAGAGTGTGAGATAAGTAGGATATGTCCTCCTTGTGTCTATTCTTTGTGCTCACCAAGTGTTTGAAACTATCACCAAGTGTTTGAAACTATCTGGTTGTTAAAGGTTAGTTCTATTTGAATTGTTCTGTTTCAGATGAAGTAAAAAACCTTTGTTAGTTGATTGCATGTCCATAAGCACTTCTACTAAACATGCCGTAGAAAATGGTCTTTGAGAAATGAGCATCGAACCATATCACACTTCAAAATATCACGCCATGTCATAAGAATTACCAAAGACTTGATGTTGAGTGATTGAAAATGATATTCGTTCTAAAGAAACCACTACATCCCTATTAAACACACTTCAAACGGACATACTTATAAATTGGTGATTAGCAATATATTTGAAGTTATCTGGAGTTCTGAACTGTACAATATTCCAAGATAGTCTGAGGATTTTGAATGTaatgaaaattgaaaaaaataaatttgagtaGATTTTTGATTAATGAGCCTAAACAGGGAGCAAATAATAGAGAGGGTTCACGTGCAGGAAAGATTATGGGAATGCATCAATGTTACACTGGATTACAGGATTGGGTAGAAGATATGAATTGGAAGTATGTAAACTAGAGATGTCTCTGGAAGAACTGCAAACAGAACTCTATGATGTTGCAAGTAAAATTACTTCtttgctctttctttcttttctttgacaAGATCAACAAGGAAACAAAGTGGTTATAGCACCATATGCAACATAACAATACCTTTCAAGCCTCTTTTAAGGctctttgatatttatttttgcaCATTGTCCTTCACGTATTGTTGGTCTACAGACTATGTGAATGTTCAACGTTATTACAATATGTTTTATACCTGATGCTCCTATCGACTTGAGTAACAGAGTTTCTTTTGAAGGGTAGATTTTCTGATTGAACATAATTAAGGTAATCTTAATTCTCTATCCTAAATTTTATCCAACCATCTCTATATTCAGTCCAATTATTCAAGTGATATTCAAGCGGTAAATTACTGATGCCTTGCCATATTTAGCTTTACTAGATCTTTTGTTCCATAAGAATGAGCAGTAGCAAATCTTTTAAGTGTTGCTAGAGGTTCCTTCAGAATAAGTATATTATCTCCTCGAAAAACATCCCAATTGTGTCCTTCTATTGTTACAAATGGGTTGCAGTCACCATGCTTAGAAGAAAGTTGTTTTGTAATTTTCGTTAAAATGTAAAATGGATCTTTATAATTCGTAACATAATGCAACTATGCTGTACTATAGCATGCCACAGTATTCATTCAGGTAGCAAATTCACTTCGCAGAATAAGTCTGAACTAACTCGAACATTACTAACATCTGACATTATCCATATAATTCTAGTGTGCTATGATTAAGGAATGaccaaggtttttttttttctttttcatctctCTTTGCTTGTATCATATTTAAGCATGCCGATCTCTGCATTGATTTACATGTTTTTATCACCTGGTATTTATGTCCGTCTTTTTCGCTGTATATGCATGGCTCTGGCGACTTCAAAATGCATTTTCATATACTGCTTGATTTTGCCTTGGtattcttttttcatttctCACATGaatcatattaaaaatttgctaAATGGTGCAGGTACTCAATAAGATAGTTGAGGACTTGTTTCAAGGGCACCCCATCAGTGAAATAAAGCTCAAGGAGCTCCTAGGTCACACTCCATCGCAGGTTATCGCGGGGGCTTTCCTAGGCATCTTGGTTGCTTGTTTTATTTGTCAGGGCTGTATTGTCATCTGATTTGCTCTATCAGGTACTTCGGAAGCCCATATTTTTGTTCTGCACAAATTTTTTGCTCATCTTGTAATCACGATTAATCAAAGTCTAACAGATATTAATCGGCTTTTTTGACTTCTTGTGGTGGCCGTAATTTCATGGCTAATTTCCAATAACCTTATTAATCGTGTCTTACATGTCGATCTCAACCGTGCACTTCTTCTTTTTGTTCGGAAATTGGATGGTTGGATTAAAAGTAACTGATAGGATAGATGGTTAATACATGGACAGTAGTACATGCCCAATGCCAATAACAcctacttttctctttttcaaattttgttggAAAAGATATCTAAGTAAACGGGCTTGGGCTCAGTCTAAACCGTAACGGGCATGATGGTTGTGGATCAAATTGGGTCGGATTGTGAAGATTGAGGCGCGGGCCTGCAGCCTCCAGGTAGCCAACATCTTGACATCAATAATAATTGCTCAAGTAGGCAAGCAAGATTGTGATTTTAACACTTTCAAGTCTCCTAAAAGTAGCTCAGGGTATACATTGAACATTTCTTGACCAGTCTAGTCACTAGTTTTCAGTTCAAATCTTTGAGTCAAGGCCTAGTTTGATTATGCAGCGGTTAAAAACAtcatttttttcctaaaaaaaaaaaagaaattatttacaATCTTTGTTTCTCCAATGTTATAAAATTACGGTTGCGGCTGACACCGGAGAAGCTTCGATAGTGATTATAATCATAACTTTATAATCTATCTATTAACTACATTAAAGGAAAGTTTGGGGGGACCTTAGAGTGACATGTGTCCCCCCaaccctcctcttctctctccttctacacacacacacaaacacacacacacacacacacacacacacatacacatatatatatatataatacaaaatttaaaattttgatatttttaaattttaaagttttaaattttaaatttaatattttatattttaaattataatatttatttccaaattttaaacttttcaaaatttaaaattttaaatctctaaattctaataataNgtctaaaatatttatttaataataaaataatttcaacAATTTGTTGCTTTTAAAAGTTGTTTAAATAAGTTCTCATTTATCATTTAGTCAAATACATTGTAAACTAACTAAATATAACAATAAATACAATTCTTTTCTCCAACCAATGCactcaaattataaaaaaataatttttagaaaataaaaaataataatggtaCCAAAAGAGCTCttaaacatattatttttattcacaTACATAATATTGGCTCGGGAATACACTTTGGGATACCTTTATAATATTTGTAGCATCTAtgtctatataaatataaatatatgaattcaTAGTTGCAAAATGCCATGTGCCATGTTGGGAATCTTGAGATGCTCCTctgattggattttttttttttttaatccaatctaatattttctctcattataaaaattttaaaaatatatattttttatacataactttttagtttaaattacatgtataaaatatacattttaattctataatattgaatttttaaaaattcaattaatattatctctcattataaaaaaataaaatatataaatttttatatttagctttTTAAACAGTTTAAATTgcatgtataaaatatacattttaattgtacaatattgattttttaaaaattcaatctaatattatctctcattataaaaatttaaaatatataaatttttatatatagctttttaaatagtttaaattgcatgtattaaatataaattttaattttataatacttgattgtataataaaattttgaaaggtttgaTAACTGATTCAAATAGTTCATATATAATTCAGaaagttctatatgttttttactttaattttaatatcattaATGTAATATTTATAGTTTGATAAGcgattaattttgaatttaaagttttctaaaatatcaaaaatatgattgtcaactttaaattttaataattagatattctaaaatttattaaatagtttgaCAGGTTCTTGCCGATAATTAACTTACTAATTGAATAATATCAATAGATGCTCAACTCTGTATTCGTCGGAcatacaaataaaacaaaaacaatataaattatatttttggtccTCAATCGATAAGACGCTTTAGTACTCGAACTAATGCACTGCAAATTCTGGCTCAAACTATAAAGCACGtgacactttagtcctcaaattttaattagtcgAAATTTTAACTCGAACTATGAGGGATAtgatattttagttttcaacttttattactgctataaatatagtttatgatttttatagttttgttcttttttttttttatctttcttatatttttactacAGCAGCTGCTGCttactctttaatttttatattgctattctttttttattttttgactctttttttaatttttttttattttttaattccatttatatatttgtttctACAAAATCAACCCATTGTAATGTCCGGGTGCTTTCACTAGTATACAAGATGAGAAGATTGAAgatgttttctaattttttaggacttttaatagtataaaaatgGTACTTACAGCAACCACATTACCAAAGTAGATCTTATCTTTGGTTGTTATCCAGGTTGTGTCCGAAAGTCTAAGGTTCGGTCCCTTTGAGTCGGCGGTGTTTAAAAATGGAGCTTGAGACCCCGCTTTTATGttataaaataataagggtTACAAAATCACACATGGAGGGGAATATGCTTCTCCGTTTTTCAACAAAACTATAGAAGTCATATTTGGGCCAAACTAATGCATAAATTATCGCATTTCCTCACGATGTGCAAGCATTCTCTCCGTAATCTCAAGCAGAGCCTTAGCCTGGTCTCGCGGAGTTTTAgatttccccctctctctctctctctctctttatgtagtTGATTTCAAACAAAGTAGGTAAGCAATATACCTTAACACAGCTCAGGTAGTAGCTAGGGAAAGATACCATTTTATCTCTAAGACTTTGGGGTgtatacaaaaattatatgcttGTATATTTGCATTTGGAACCAGTGTCATTATCAACATTATCAAAGTTCATGGTTTTAGGGGTTAACGTCAACCCCTTGGGTAATACCAAAGATTAGTGGACTTAATCCCTCTTATTAATTAAGTTAAGTCGGTGTCTGCTTATCAGAAGCTAAATTGTCGGAACAGATACGAAAAATGCAGTTCTAATTTGTTAGATTATACGAAAAATTGTCACTAATCAAAGAGTTTCATTTTGATCCCTtaacaatcaaaatttagtgAATAAATAAAACGTTTTTTTCACACCATTTTAACTtaacaatttattaatattttgtataagCATAATAGGCCCACACGTTTGCTGCGCACAATGCACGCGCCAATGGCACGTGCGCAATAgggacgaaaaaaaaagaaaattatgtgtTGCGTGTCTAAcattttttatcaaacaaaatTTGTACAAGATttgtcacaaaatttatatgaTGATAACTCCGCTAAATCTTTTTTAATCCAATCACCAATTGCCATTTTAGAGAAATTTGACTTTCTACAATGCCAATAATTCAAATGGATAGATTATAGGAAATTGTGGAATTTTGGGACGGGTCAACGTgcgacaaaaataaaatttgtacatgtttatttaattaattttttttgcattaattGTACAAAGGTacaagaaaacttttttttttctcacattaTTAAGATAATAAAGTTGTCctaagcatttttttttctcattaagAGTCTTAATCTATTATTTCGTACCAATTTTATCTCTATTCAAGAATTATaagtcttttaatttttttaattttaatattaaaaaaaatctaataaattattGGATAAAGATAAAACGAAGTTGATCGGAGGCTTTGCAACGCGGCATTGGTGGGAGATCCCCACTAAAGTTCTATCGTGTAagttactaataaaatttttgactCTGAGCTATCACAAAagtctattttattttattttattttattttattgagaaaagGTTTATTGTTGTTGCACTTATGAATATTTCGTACCAAAAGTGTCATTTTAACATACCATCATTAACACGTTAAACAGTAATTATAGTACGGACTCCTCTTAAAGCATAGTTATTATATGTTTTGTGGTGTCATAACAATCACTCTCGTTGACTACtaagcatttattttttttaaaaaaaagatctttGCAATCGTTTACTTCATGATCCAATACCATATGAACACATCATCCACTTTGGctatcatttcttttctttctagcacttttttttctttgattttttgtcTTATTTGAGACTTTAACTGTCTCACTCtatatagctaaatttatttacttaatgaatgaaacatgtagtgtgctacctttccctttcaaaagaaaaaaaaaaacattttagcGTGCACGGTTCAATAGATTAGCTGcaagtcatttttttttaaaaaaaaaaattgtgagtaagcatatatatttgttgttttAATCATAGTAGAAATGAATTAC
This region includes:
- the LOC109717804 gene encoding uncharacterized protein LOC109717804, whose product is MEILSLKPYFMVSSSLLYQNPSFGKSNLFFPKPYSIPYSKRALTIPVSSSNPGINTPSETLETQSGVSSRPFTPLCLLFAIVRSLGGFVRSRAPKLRAWLCGGRXYALSGGGGGIGVMLMSTTTAAAAASKSRVSPHLWALAGNPTFVSGLVAWALAQTMKLFLNFFVERRWDLAMLFSCGGMPSSHSALCMALTTSVALCHGVGDSLFPVCLGFSLIVMYDAIGVRRHAGIQAEVLNKIVEDLFQGHPISEIKLKELLGHTPSQVIAGAFLGILVACFICQGCIVI